AAGAACATGGGCCCCTTGGATTCCAATTTGATGATTGCGCCGAGCAGTGGAAACAGCCACCACGCGATGACGAGCAGGAAAGCCGCGGACGCGATCATATCGATCGTACGCTTGAGAATGAGCTGGCCCTGCGCCTCCGGGATTGCGGACAACGACAGCAGCGGAATATCTTCGAGCTGGTGCACGCGGCTTGTCGCGACGCGCAGCGGGAACAGGTCGGCGATGAGCCGGACGGGTACGCCCACGCCTTCGCACAGGTGCGCCGCGCTGTTGATCGTCGTGTAGTACTTGCGCACCGGCAGGCAGATGTAGACCTCGTCGATCACGTGTTCCAACAGTATGCGTTCGAGATCGTGGACACCGCCGAGGTATTCGACATTGAATTCATCCAGGAACTTCACGCGATCGGGTTCGTCGTCGAGTAGTCCGACGAGGTGGTAGCCGTATTGCCCGTGGCTGATCATGATCTCGACCAAATGGCGGGCGCGCGGGTTTGCGCCGATGATGAGAATCTGGCGGAAATTGTATCCGCGCCGGCGAATGCTCCAAAGGAACAGGCGCATCGCCACGCGAAACACGAGTATGTAAATGATGACCGCGCCGCCGAACAGCCCGAAGTATTCGCGGTCGATGCTCTGCCGGAAGAAGAACAGCATGAGCACGAGGGACACGCCAAGCGAAAATGCGAGCGTACGCCCGATCGCGATAAGTTGCGTTAGCAGGCTGTCGCCGCGCTGCGACGCGAACAGGCGCTGATCGCTCGCGCCCAAGAGCCACGCGAGGATGAAGAGGCCGAAATAGAAGCGGTGGTCGATGACGTCCTGCCGCCAGTCGCCCGGTTCGAGGATGTATGAGGCGGTGGCGGCCGCGGCAAGTATGCACAGCACGTCGCACGCGGCGAGCGTGAGCGTTAACAATCCGGCATTTCGTTTCAGAAAATTCATCGTGCGGTTTGTGCGGTCACGGTGTCACGCCGTGACCCAACAGACGGCCTGGGACGGCCTTTCGCTGGAGGGACCGAACCGTATGCTCCCAT
The genomic region above belongs to Candidatus Hydrogenedentota bacterium and contains:
- a CDS encoding sugar transferase, with the protein product MNFLKRNAGLLTLTLAACDVLCILAAAATASYILEPGDWRQDVIDHRFYFGLFILAWLLGASDQRLFASQRGDSLLTQLIAIGRTLAFSLGVSLVLMLFFFRQSIDREYFGLFGGAVIIYILVFRVAMRLFLWSIRRRGYNFRQILIIGANPRARHLVEIMISHGQYGYHLVGLLDDEPDRVKFLDEFNVEYLGGVHDLERILLEHVIDEVYICLPVRKYYTTINSAAHLCEGVGVPVRLIADLFPLRVATSRVHQLEDIPLLSLSAIPEAQGQLILKRTIDMIASAAFLLVIAWWLFPLLGAIIKLESKGPMFFLQDRVGLNGRKFKCIKFRSMVANAEALKESLAAHNEADGPVFKMKDDPRMTRFGRFIRKTSIDELPQFFNVFLGDMSLVGPRPPVPKEVAQYSWDQRRRLSVRPGITGLQQVSGRSDLSFDEWVELDLAYIDNWSLEQDLRILVRTLQVVLTGRGAR